TGTCCTTCTGCGCGATCCGGCACTCAGAGGTCGTTGCTAGGTGCCGACGTCCGCTTCCTTATATCTGATTGGGTCTCATCATAGGTGGGGCGGAGCTTTACTGTGGTGCGCATGCGTGCAGCAAAGGATGGCGGAATCCGAACCTGAGcggaaggtgggagagaggttggGGTCCGCGCGGGTGGAGAGCGAAGGTAAAGGCTGGGGGTCCGGGTCTGACTCGTGTGTGTTTGCAGCGGGCTCGCACCGACGAGGCGACTGCCACAGGAAGCCGCTCCGAGGCAGAGGATGAGGACGACGAGGACTATGTGCCGTACGTGCCGTTGCGACAGCGCCGGCAACTACTGGTGAGGGCCCTGGGTCGCGGGAGGAGTGAGGGCAGGAGATGGTGGTTTAGCGATGCGATGGAGGGTGGCCCTGGGTCCGCGGAGTGAGGTGTCAGTACGCGGGAGCGTGGTCCCCAGGCAGACGAGGAACTGGCAATCTCGTCTGAGGAGTGGGGCAGCTCTGCGCCTCCGAGCACAGGACACTCTCCCAAAAGCCAGGATCCTGACGCAGGTCCCCGGGCCCGATGCCCCACTTTGCGTTGGGCTTGGCTCTGAGGGGCACTGGTGGAACCTCAGCTCCAGAAGCTGCTGCAGCGAAGGCGCAAGGGAGCTGCGGAAGAGGAGCAGCAGGACAGCGGCAGTGAGCCCCGAGGAGATGAGGACGACATCCCGTTGGGTCCTCAATCCAAAGTCAGCCTCTTGGATCAGCACCAGCATCTCAAAGAGAAGGCTGAAGGTGGGCTGGGCAGCAGGCCGGAGGCTCAGCATGGCGCCCGGCTTTGGTGTCTCTCCGACACCTCCTGCTTCTTTTGTCAGCCCGCAAGGAGTCTGCCAAAGAGAAGCAgctgaaggaagaggagaagatcCTAGAGAGTGTGGCCGAAGGTCGAGGTATGACTGTAGCCAGGGCAGAGAGGAGGTGAACTGAGCCTCCTCCCTCAACCCCAGGCATGTTCCATTTCAAGGGGCCTGGCCTCTGGGAAGCAGGAGCCAACCTTGAGCCACATCTGTTTCCTCAGCTTTGATGTCAGTAAAGGAGATGGCTAAGGGAATCACATATGACGATCCAATCAAAACTAGGTACGTCTTTCCTGTCTGCAGTTGGTTCCTCTTACTTGGGATGGTAGGTGGCTGAGACTGGAAGGGACACCCCAAAGCCAGGTGTGCCCAGGGGCTGTCTTGACCCTTGTCACCCACCCACAGTTGGACACCACCCCGTTACGTCCTGAGTATGTCTGAAGAGCGGCATGAACGTGTCCGGAAGAAGTACCACATCTTGGTGGAAGGCGATAGCATCCCACCGCCCATTAAGAGCTTCAAGGAAATGAAATTTCCTGCAGGTACCTGGGAGCCGGAAGCACCAGCACATTATATGCAacaggctgtgctgggtcttttgttctgtgcacaggctttctctggttggagctcgcaggggctactctttgttgcaatgcacaggcttctcattgtggagcttctcttgttgtggagcataggctctaggcactcaggcttcagtagttgcagcacacaggctcagaagttgcggCGTGCGGGCTTCACtggttgtggcacgcaggctcagtagttgtggcacacaggctttagttgttccacagcatgtggaatcttcccacaccaggggtcgaacccgagtcccctgcatcagcaggcagatttttatccactgtaccCCAGGGAAGTCTGCAGTACCACATTGTGATCATGAAACATGCACCACATTTTGATAGTGAAGCATCTGTGAGGTTGCATCCTAGGCCCCCACCGAAATCCAGAAGCTGCTGCATCAGGTCTAGTCAGTGGAGAAGGAGGAATTCATCTTTATGCTTCTTTTTCAGTCATTCAGCTGTTCATATTTCATAACTTCTGCCATTAGGGAGCTTTGGTGGGCAAGTGATGATGGCCTTAAACAGAACTGGGTGTGAATCCTGCCTCCACTTAGCCTAGAAGCCTTGGACAagtttgtgtgtctgtctttctgtctgtcttaGTTTCATCGTTTGTAACGTGAGGGGCATAGTATCAATTTTATAGGCATTAGGGGCCTGTGTCGCTTATCCTGTGAAACACAAAAATGAAGCCAGGTTGTTTTCTGTAGCCATCCTGAGAGGCCTGAAGAAGAAGGGCATCCACCACCCAACACCCATTCAgatccagggaattcccaccatGTGAGTGTGAACCTGACAGTCCTGGGGAGGAGCAGTCAGTGGATGAGAAGCAGTCTTTGTTTTCCACCAAGACTGACCCTCCGGCCTCTCTTCTCTCACCAGTCTGTCTGGCCGTGACATGATAGGCATAGCCTTTACCGGTTCAGGCAAGACACTGGTGTTCACTTTGCCTGTCATCATGTTCTGCCTGGAACAAGAGAAAAGGTTACCTTTCTCTAAGCGTGAAGGGCCCTATGGACTCATTATCTGCCCTTCGGTAAGAGAGGCTGGCCTGGAGGGCAGGGTGCAAGAGGGAGGGAGCCACCTTCTGGTGCCAGCCACGGCCCCTGTACCTGCAGCGGGAGCTGGCCCGACAGACCCACGGCATCCTGGAGTACTACTGCCGCCTGCTGCAGGAAGACAGCTCACCGCTCCTGCGCTGCGCCCTCTGCATCGGGGGCATGTCCGTCAAAGAGCAGATGGAGACCATCCGACAGTGAGTCTAAGTAATCCTGCCCCAAGGGTTTCCTCAGAACCCCTTGACACGCCAAAAGACCCTTTGCTTTAGCTACTCAGCAGAGCCTTGCAGAGGCCGCCCATGGGCTCAGCCCTCAAGGAGCCCCCAGTCTAATGGGGAGGTGGGTTGGGACAGAGGAAGGTGCTAAAGTACTCTGGGACCACAGCAGATGGAACAGGGGCATCTGGGAGGTAAGGGAGtcagggcattccaggcagaaggcagAGAGGTGGAGGGCCTGGGGTGTCCAGGACGATCAGGTTGTCCAGTGTGATCTATGAAGGAGGCTGAGGCTCTGGGGTGTGGCTGGGCCTGTGCCCTTTACACACAGTGCAGTTCCCGACAGACAGCACATCACTACCTGTCCAGGGTTGCAGACAGGCCAAACCCAGTCCCTGTTTCATAGGCATTGCTAGTCAGGGAAGATGCAACCATGGAAAAGATGAGTTCAGTGTACCAGGAAGGTGATCCCGCTGAGGCCTACAGAGGGAGCTGTGGATGCACAACTGAAACTATCTGAAGATTCAGCCCTCCTAGGGACAGAGGGGTGATCAGGGGACGGGCGTGCGAGGCAGAGGTGACCACATGGCTGGGGTCTAGCAAAGAAGGCTGTAGTGCTCTCCAGGAGAGCCTTGTTCTGTTCAGAGAGCAAGGTGGTGGCAGTGACAAG
This genomic window from Cervus canadensis isolate Bull #8, Minnesota chromosome 4, ASM1932006v1, whole genome shotgun sequence contains:
- the DDX41 gene encoding probable ATP-dependent RNA helicase DDX41, producing MAESEPERKRARTDEATATGSRSEAEDEDDEDYVPYVPLRQRRQLLLQKLLQRRRKGAAEEEQQDSGSEPRGDEDDIPLGPQSKVSLLDQHQHLKEKAEARKESAKEKQLKEEEKILESVAEGRALMSVKEMAKGITYDDPIKTSWTPPRYVLSMSEERHERVRKKYHILVEGDSIPPPIKSFKEMKFPAAILRGLKKKGIHHPTPIQIQGIPTILSGRDMIGIAFTGSGKTLVFTLPVIMFCLEQEKRLPFSKREGPYGLIICPSRELARQTHGILEYYCRLLQEDSSPLLRCALCIGGMSVKEQMETIRHGVHMMVATPGRLMDLLQKKMVSLDICRYLALDEADRMIDMGFEGDIRTIFSYFKGQRQTLLFSATMPKKIQNFAKSALVKPVTINVGRAGAASLDVIQEVEYVKEEAKMVYLLECLQKTPPPVLIFAEKKADVDAIHEYLLLKGVEAVAIHGGKDQEERTKAIEAFREGKKDVLVATDVASKGLDFPAIQHVINYDMPEEIENYVHRIGRTGRSGNTGIATTFINKACDESVLMDLKALLLEAKQKVPPVLQVLHCGDESMLVIGEERGCAFCGGLGHRITDCPKLEAMQTKQVSNIGRKDYLAHSSMDF